One stretch of Mobula birostris isolate sMobBir1 chromosome 5, sMobBir1.hap1, whole genome shotgun sequence DNA includes these proteins:
- the LOC140198200 gene encoding uncharacterized protein, giving the protein MTLYRWATVIVFLLISDILPGTETVTGRVFQTPATVHLSEGTTLVLNCTFDLSGVLTYTWSKDDCPMDFKSQRYKDKVVRPDPNRFKIKKDASIQIKNVTIFDSGMYYCEIDEMGKGKNKGSGTLVTVSRSWKTENQSVGIHLEWQWIGIAGGVVFLIILILLVVIAVLTRRNKAYALLVRECTSFDSAKEPIAPPRRKMNEHANCQHEDALLHCHNKEGAPKRKRPPPARRNMQ; this is encoded by the exons ATGACGCTCTATCGCTGGGCAACAGTTATCGTCTTCCTCCTGATTTCAGATATTTTGCCGG GTACCGAGACTGTAACTGGTCGAGTATTCCAAACCCCAGCAACAGTTCATTTATCCGAAGGCACCACCCTGGTTTTGAATTGCACTTTTGATCTGAGTGGGGTATTAACTTATACCTGGAGTAAGGATGACTGCCCCATGGATTTCAAATCCCAGAGATACAAAGATAAAGTAGTACGACCTGATCCAAATCGTTTTAAAATCAAGAAGGATGCTTCAATCCAGATTAAGAATGTTACAATATTCGACTCAGGAATGTATTACTGTGAAATTGATGAAATGGGCAAAGGGAAAAACAAAGGCAGCGGAACCTTGGTCACCGTGAGCA GAAGTTGGAAAACCGAAAACCAGTCAGTAGGTATTCATCTTGAATGGCAGTGGATTGGAATCGCAGGTGGTGTAGTATTCCTAATTATTTTGATACTGCTTGTAGTGATCGCAGTCCTTACTAGACGAAATAAAG CTTACGCCTTACTGGTCAG AGAATGCACTTCCTTTGATTCTGCAAAAGAGCCGA TTGCACCTCCTAGAAGAAAAATGAACGAGCACGCCAATTGTCAG CATGAAGACGCcctcctccactgccacaatAAAGAGGGTGCGCCGAAGAGAAAGCGTCCACCGCCAGCAAGAAGGAACATGCAGTAG